One Owenweeksia hongkongensis DSM 17368 genomic region harbors:
- the rpsJ gene encoding 30S ribosomal protein S10, with the protein MSQKIRIKLKSYDYNLVDKSAEKIVKTVKSTGAIINGPIPLPTNKRIYTVLRSPHVNKKAREQFELSSYKRLLDIYSSSSKTIDALMKLELPSGVEVEIKV; encoded by the coding sequence ATGAGTCAGAAGATCAGGATTAAATTAAAATCATACGATTACAACTTGGTAGATAAGTCTGCTGAAAAAATCGTAAAAACCGTAAAGAGTACCGGTGCCATTATAAACGGACCAATTCCTCTTCCTACAAACAAGAGAATCTATACGGTACTTCGTTCACCACACGTGAATAAGAAGGCTAGAGAGCAGTTCGAATTGTCATCTTACAAGAGACTATTGGATATCTACTCTTCTTCTTCAAAAACAATTGACGCTCTAATGAAATTAGAGTTGCCAAGTGGAGTAGAAGTAGAAATAAAAGTTTAA
- the rplC gene encoding 50S ribosomal protein L3, producing the protein MPGMIGKKVGMTSLFDANGKNLPCTVIEVGPCVVTQIKTTETDGYEAVQIAYGDKSEKNVAKAQIAHFKKAGITPKQHVIEIDSIDGEVKLGDELAADMFAEGEFVDVAGNSKGKGFQGVVKRHNFGGVGQSTHGQHNRLRAPGSIGAGSDPSRVFKGMKMAGRMGGKRTMVENLQVLKVDKDKNLLVVKGSIPGAKNSIVIITK; encoded by the coding sequence ATGCCTGGAATGATCGGTAAAAAGGTCGGTATGACAAGCCTCTTTGATGCAAATGGTAAAAATTTACCATGTACTGTCATCGAAGTGGGTCCTTGTGTGGTTACTCAAATTAAAACCACAGAGACCGATGGTTATGAAGCAGTTCAGATTGCTTACGGTGACAAGTCAGAGAAAAATGTAGCAAAAGCACAAATTGCACATTTCAAAAAAGCTGGCATTACTCCAAAGCAACACGTTATCGAAATTGATTCGATTGACGGAGAAGTAAAACTCGGAGACGAGCTTGCAGCAGATATGTTTGCTGAAGGAGAGTTTGTTGATGTAGCTGGTAACTCTAAGGGAAAAGGATTCCAAGGGGTTGTAAAGCGTCACAACTTTGGTGGAGTAGGTCAATCTACCCACGGTCAGCACAACCGTCTAAGAGCACCTGGTTCTATTGGTGCTGGTTCTGATCCATCACGTGTATTTAAGGGCATGAAAATGGCCGGCCGTATGGGAGGAAAAAGAACTATGGTAGAAAACCTTCAAGTTCTTAAGGTTGATAAAGACAAAAATCTTTTGGTAGTAAAAGGTTCTATACCTGGCGCTAAAAATTCAATCGTAATAATTACCAAGTGA
- the rplV gene encoding 50S ribosomal protein L22 has product MGARKRNRAEAIKEARKTVAIAKLNNCPTSPRKMRLVADMIRGLEVEKALFLLKHSSKEASGRLEKLLLSALNNWEQKNEGERMEEAKLYVKEISVDSARMLKRIQPAPQGRAHRVRKRSNHVTVIVDAKVKQEEVVNDSNS; this is encoded by the coding sequence ATGGGTGCCAGAAAAAGAAACAGAGCAGAAGCTATAAAGGAGGCTAGGAAAACCGTAGCCATCGCAAAGCTTAACAATTGCCCTACATCTCCCAGAAAGATGAGATTAGTGGCTGACATGATTCGCGGTTTAGAAGTAGAAAAAGCACTTTTCTTGCTAAAGCATAGCAGTAAAGAAGCTAGTGGCAGGTTAGAAAAACTGTTGCTTTCTGCACTTAACAACTGGGAACAGAAGAATGAAGGTGAGCGTATGGAAGAGGCTAAACTATATGTGAAAGAAATTTCAGTAGATAGCGCTCGTATGCTTAAGAGAATTCAGCCGGCTCCCCAGGGTCGTGCACACCGCGTTCGCAAAAGAAGCAACCACGTAACTGTGATTGTAGATGCGAAAGTGAAGCAAGAAGAAGTAGTTAACGATAGTAATTCATAA
- the rpsL gene encoding 30S ribosomal protein S12, which translates to MPTIQQLVRKGRVKLTKKSKSAALQSSPQRRGVCTRVYTTTPKKPNSAMRKVARVRLTNGNEVNAYIPGEGHNLQEHSIVLVRGGRVKDLPGVRYHIVRGALDTAGVTGRTQRRSKYGAKKPKDKK; encoded by the coding sequence ATGCCAACGATACAGCAATTAGTAAGAAAAGGAAGGGTAAAGCTCACTAAGAAGAGCAAGTCTGCAGCCCTTCAATCTTCGCCACAAAGAAGAGGAGTGTGTACTCGTGTATACACAACTACTCCTAAGAAGCCTAACTCAGCTATGCGTAAAGTAGCAAGGGTAAGGTTGACAAATGGTAATGAGGTGAACGCTTACATTCCAGGAGAAGGACACAATTTGCAGGAGCACAGTATTGTATTAGTACGCGGAGGAAGAGTAAAAGATCTTCCGGGTGTAAGATATCATATCGTACGTGGTGCATTGGATACAGCCGGTGTTACTGGTCGTACTCAGCGTAGAAGTAAGTACGGTGCTAAGAAACCAAAGGATAAGAAATAA
- the rpsG gene encoding 30S ribosomal protein S7, protein MRKTRAKKRPLLPDPQFSDQLVTRFVNMMMLDGKKSTSYKIFYDAIEIVSEKTQEGNGLELWKEALNNVMPHVEVRSRRVGGATFQIPMQIRPDRKVSIAMKWLISYSRKRNEKSMALRLANEVMAAAKEEGAAVKKRMDTHKMADANKAFAHFGRFK, encoded by the coding sequence ATGAGAAAGACCAGAGCAAAAAAAAGACCCCTGTTGCCAGATCCGCAGTTTAGCGATCAGTTGGTAACTCGTTTTGTAAACATGATGATGTTGGACGGTAAGAAGAGTACTTCTTACAAAATATTCTACGATGCGATTGAAATCGTATCTGAGAAAACTCAGGAAGGTAACGGTTTAGAGCTTTGGAAAGAAGCTTTGAATAACGTAATGCCTCATGTAGAAGTGCGTAGTAGAAGAGTAGGGGGTGCGACCTTCCAGATTCCTATGCAGATTCGTCCGGATCGCAAAGTTTCTATAGCAATGAAGTGGTTGATTAGCTACTCACGTAAGCGCAACGAAAAGTCTATGGCTTTGAGATTGGCTAACGAAGTAATGGCTGCTGCCAAAGAAGAGGGAGCTGCTGTGAAGAAAAGAATGGATACTCATAAAATGGCGGATGCGAATAAAGCATTTGCTCACTTTGGTAGATTTAAATAA
- the rpsS gene encoding 30S ribosomal protein S19, which yields MARSLKKGPYIHYKLERKVLANVEAGSKSVVKTYSRASMISPEFVGQTIAVHNGRTFVPVFVTENMVGHKLGEFSPTRTYRGHGGNKKDKGKR from the coding sequence ATGGCAAGGTCACTTAAAAAAGGTCCATATATACATTATAAGCTGGAGCGTAAAGTTCTTGCGAATGTTGAAGCAGGTAGCAAGTCAGTTGTAAAAACTTACTCTAGAGCTTCAATGATCTCTCCAGAATTTGTAGGACAAACAATAGCAGTACACAACGGTAGAACTTTTGTGCCTGTATTTGTAACAGAAAACATGGTAGGACATAAGCTTGGTGAATTTTCGCCAACCAGAACGTACCGAGGCCATGGAGGTAATAAAAAAGATAAAGGTAAGCGCTAA
- the rplD gene encoding 50S ribosomal protein L4, whose protein sequence is MELAVLNKEGKETGRKVTLSTELYAVEPNHHAIYLDVKQYLANQRQGTHKSKERGEISRTTKKFFRQKGTGNARVGSLRSPLQRGGGTAFGPRPRNYGFKLNKKVKAVARKSALTLKASDKKIQVIENLEMAAPKTKDFINIITALGLDAKKSIIVLGDSNKNVYLSSRNFKGSDVVIASELNTYSIMNAQNVVLTEDSLGKLENLLSK, encoded by the coding sequence ATGGAATTAGCAGTATTAAACAAAGAAGGAAAGGAAACAGGTCGTAAGGTGACCTTGAGCACAGAGCTTTATGCTGTGGAGCCAAATCATCACGCTATTTACCTTGATGTGAAGCAATACTTGGCTAACCAACGCCAGGGTACGCACAAGTCGAAAGAAAGAGGAGAAATCTCTCGTACTACCAAAAAGTTTTTCCGCCAAAAAGGAACTGGTAATGCACGTGTAGGATCACTTAGATCTCCGTTGCAAAGAGGTGGTGGTACCGCTTTTGGTCCACGTCCAAGAAACTACGGTTTCAAATTGAATAAAAAAGTGAAAGCTGTTGCTCGTAAATCAGCACTTACACTTAAGGCTTCTGACAAGAAAATTCAAGTAATTGAAAACCTTGAAATGGCCGCTCCAAAGACGAAAGACTTCATCAATATCATCACTGCTTTAGGGCTTGATGCAAAAAAGTCTATCATAGTACTTGGAGACTCAAATAAAAATGTATATTTGTCGTCCCGAAATTTTAAGGGGTCTGACGTTGTAATCGCTTCAGAATTAAACACTTACAGCATTATGAATGCTCAAAATGTGGTTTTAACTGAAGATTCGTTAGGAAAACTTGAAAACCTTTTAAGCAAATAA
- the fusA gene encoding elongation factor G produces MAKRDLKYTRNIGIAAHIDAGKTTTTERILYYGGVSHKIGEVHDGAATMDWMEQEQERGITITSAATTLKWPYRGTEYHVNIIDTPGHVDFTVEVNRSLRVLDGLVFLFSAVDGVEPQSETNWRLANNYNVPRIGFVNKMDRQGADFLNVTRQVKEMLGSHALPLQIPIGAEADFKGVVDLINFRGITWNDEDQGMTFQEIEIPADILEEATEYREKLLEAVAEFNDTLMEKYFEDPESLTEREILDALREATISGKVVPMMCGSAFKNKGVQAMLDMVMEILPSPMDVEAIVGTNPETEEEEKRQPSFDDPFAGLAFKIATDPFVGRLCFTRAYSGTLESGSYVLNTRTGKKERISRIFQMHANKQNQIDTLGAGDIGALVGFKDIKTGDTLCNEKHPIVLESMDFPDPVIGLAIEPKTQADVDKLGMALAKLTEEDPTFVVKTDEDSGQTVISGMGELHLDIIMDRLKREFKVEVNQGAPQVSYKETINGTVDHREVYKKQSGGRGKFADIVVTIEPGDPEKPGLIFVNAIKGGNVPKEFVPSVEKGFKEAMKNGVLAGFPVDSLQVTLKDGSFHAVDSDQLSFELAAKLAYKEALPKANPVLLEPIMKLEVLTPEENMGDIVGDLNRRRGVMEGMGDRSGSKVIKAKVPLSEMFGYVTALRTMSSGRATSTMEFSHFAEAPKNVADEVIATVKGSK; encoded by the coding sequence ATGGCTAAAAGAGATCTAAAATATACAAGAAACATTGGTATTGCTGCGCATATTGATGCGGGTAAAACCACTACCACGGAACGTATTCTTTATTACGGTGGTGTAAGTCACAAAATTGGTGAGGTGCACGATGGTGCAGCTACTATGGACTGGATGGAGCAAGAGCAAGAAAGAGGTATCACTATTACTTCTGCTGCTACTACCCTAAAGTGGCCTTACCGTGGTACTGAATATCACGTAAACATTATTGATACTCCGGGACACGTTGATTTTACCGTAGAGGTAAACCGTTCACTTCGTGTATTGGATGGTTTGGTTTTCTTGTTTAGTGCTGTTGATGGTGTAGAGCCACAATCAGAAACTAACTGGAGACTTGCTAACAACTACAATGTTCCACGTATTGGTTTCGTGAACAAGATGGATCGTCAGGGAGCAGATTTCCTTAACGTAACCCGTCAGGTAAAAGAGATGCTTGGTAGCCATGCACTTCCTCTTCAAATTCCAATCGGTGCAGAAGCTGATTTTAAAGGAGTGGTTGATTTGATCAACTTCCGTGGAATTACTTGGAATGATGAGGATCAAGGAATGACCTTTCAGGAAATTGAGATTCCTGCAGATATATTAGAAGAAGCAACAGAGTACCGTGAAAAGTTATTGGAAGCAGTAGCTGAGTTTAACGATACTTTGATGGAAAAATACTTTGAAGATCCTGAATCACTTACTGAAAGAGAAATTCTTGACGCATTGCGTGAAGCTACTATCTCTGGTAAAGTGGTGCCTATGATGTGTGGTTCTGCCTTTAAAAACAAAGGTGTACAGGCTATGCTTGATATGGTAATGGAAATCCTTCCTTCTCCAATGGATGTTGAGGCTATCGTTGGTACCAACCCAGAAACAGAAGAAGAAGAAAAGAGACAGCCGTCATTTGATGATCCTTTTGCAGGTCTTGCATTTAAGATTGCAACAGATCCATTTGTAGGTCGTCTATGTTTTACCCGTGCTTATTCAGGTACTCTTGAGTCTGGTTCATATGTATTGAACACCAGAACGGGTAAGAAAGAAAGAATTTCAAGAATCTTCCAAATGCATGCTAACAAGCAAAACCAGATTGACACCCTTGGTGCTGGTGATATTGGTGCATTGGTAGGATTTAAAGATATTAAGACTGGGGATACACTTTGTAATGAAAAGCACCCAATTGTGCTTGAGTCAATGGACTTCCCAGATCCAGTAATCGGATTGGCAATTGAGCCTAAGACTCAGGCTGATGTGGATAAACTAGGTATGGCTTTAGCTAAGCTTACTGAAGAAGATCCAACGTTTGTTGTAAAGACTGACGAAGATTCTGGTCAAACAGTAATTAGCGGAATGGGTGAGCTTCACTTGGATATTATTATGGATCGTCTTAAGCGTGAGTTTAAGGTGGAAGTAAACCAAGGAGCCCCACAAGTATCTTACAAAGAAACTATCAACGGTACAGTTGATCACAGAGAGGTTTATAAGAAGCAGTCTGGTGGTCGTGGTAAATTTGCAGATATCGTTGTAACTATCGAGCCAGGAGATCCAGAAAAGCCAGGTTTGATCTTTGTGAACGCTATTAAAGGTGGTAACGTTCCTAAAGAATTTGTTCCATCTGTAGAGAAAGGATTTAAAGAAGCTATGAAGAATGGTGTATTGGCAGGTTTCCCTGTAGATAGCCTTCAGGTTACTTTAAAGGATGGATCTTTCCACGCGGTGGATTCTGATCAGCTTTCATTTGAATTGGCAGCTAAACTTGCCTACAAAGAAGCTCTTCCAAAAGCAAACCCAGTATTGCTTGAGCCTATTATGAAACTTGAGGTGCTTACTCCAGAAGAAAATATGGGAGATATAGTAGGTGACCTTAACAGACGTAGAGGTGTGATGGAAGGTATGGGTGATAGAAGCGGTTCTAAAGTAATCAAAGCAAAAGTTCCATTGTCTGAGATGTTTGGATATGTAACAGCTTTGAGAACCATGTCTTCTGGACGTGCAACATCAACTATGGAATTCTCGCACTTTGCAGAAGCTCCTAAGAATGTGGCCGATGAAGTAATAGCAACAGTAAAAGGTAGTAAGTAA
- the rplB gene encoding 50S ribosomal protein L2, which translates to MGVRKLNPVTPGQRFRIVNDNSTITAAKPEKSLVKGKSKGGGRNNTGKMTIRNVGGGHKQKYRVVDFKRDKEGVPATVKAVEYDPNRTARIALLYYADGEKRYMIAPNGLQVGQTVVSGREAAPEIGNAMYLSDIPLGTVISCIEMRPGQGAVIARSAGSFAQLAARDGKYAIIKLPSGETRMILITCMAMIGAVSNSDNAQEVSGKAGRKRWQGRRPRVRGVAMNPVDHPMGGGEGRASGGHPRSRNGIPAKGYKTRAPKKESSKYIIERRKK; encoded by the coding sequence ATGGGAGTAAGAAAATTAAATCCGGTAACCCCCGGCCAGCGTTTTAGAATTGTAAATGACAACAGTACTATTACAGCTGCTAAACCTGAAAAATCTCTTGTAAAAGGGAAATCGAAAGGCGGTGGTAGAAATAACACAGGTAAAATGACAATCCGCAATGTAGGTGGAGGTCATAAGCAGAAATACCGTGTTGTAGACTTCAAACGTGATAAGGAAGGTGTTCCTGCAACTGTAAAGGCTGTAGAATACGATCCGAATCGTACAGCTCGTATTGCTTTGCTTTACTATGCTGATGGTGAGAAGAGATACATGATAGCGCCAAACGGTTTGCAAGTAGGTCAAACTGTAGTAAGCGGTAGAGAAGCAGCACCTGAGATTGGTAACGCAATGTACCTTTCTGATATTCCATTGGGTACTGTAATTAGCTGTATCGAAATGAGACCTGGACAAGGAGCTGTGATTGCTCGTAGTGCTGGTTCATTTGCACAGCTTGCAGCAAGAGATGGTAAATACGCTATCATTAAGTTGCCAAGTGGAGAGACTAGAATGATCTTGATTACCTGTATGGCAATGATTGGTGCGGTTAGTAACTCTGACAATGCTCAAGAGGTAAGCGGAAAAGCCGGTCGTAAGAGATGGCAAGGAAGAAGACCAAGAGTACGTGGTGTAGCGATGAACCCAGTAGATCATCCAATGGGTGGTGGTGAAGGTAGAGCTTCAGGTGGTCATCCAAGATCGAGAAATGGTATACCTGCAAAAGGTTACAAAACTCGTGCACCAAAGAAAGAGTCTAGCAAGTACATTATTGAAAGAAGGAAAAAATAA
- the rplW gene encoding 50S ribosomal protein L23: MGILIRPVITEKATADSEDRNRFAFVVDKKANKVEIKKAVEELYGVNIEKVRTMLVPGKKKSRFTKNGVVSGSTGMYKKAIVEVRSGETIDLYSNI, translated from the coding sequence ATGGGCATCTTGATTAGACCTGTAATTACAGAGAAAGCAACAGCTGATAGCGAAGATCGCAATCGATTTGCCTTTGTTGTTGATAAAAAGGCAAACAAGGTAGAGATTAAGAAAGCTGTAGAGGAGCTTTATGGTGTGAATATCGAAAAGGTACGCACTATGTTGGTTCCAGGAAAAAAGAAAAGCCGCTTCACTAAAAATGGTGTAGTATCTGGTTCAACCGGAATGTACAAAAAAGCTATTGTAGAAGTAAGAAGTGGTGAAACCATAGATCTCTATAGTAATATTTAA